The bacterium BMS3Abin08 genomic interval AACGTCAACTGTTCGATCCTTCATTCCGGACCAAAGGTCGGGGCTTTCGCCGGGGTGCATTGTAATCTCAGGCGTGTTTCTTCACGAAATCCCCGAACCCCTTGAGTATCTTAAGCCCGGTTTTCTGGCTCTTTTCAGGGTGAAACTGGGTGGCGATTATATTGTCCTTCCACACCATAGAGGTAAACTCGGTCCCATATTCGGTTGAACCGGCTATTATGCCCTCGTCGTCGGGAACCACGTAATAGGAGTGGACAAAATAGAAGTAAGTCTCATCACCTATACCGTCAAAAAGGGGTGGCCTTCTTCTGAGCTTTACAGTATTCCAGCCCATATGCGGAATCTTCAGGCCATTCCCTGTGAATCTCACTACCCGTCCGTCGAAGACGCCCATCCCTTCAGAGTGGCCGAACTCCTCTGAATCCTTAAAGAGCACCTGCAGGCCAAGGCATATCCCGAGGTAGGGCTTCCCCGCCTCGATCCCTTTGAGAACCGCCCCGGCAAGGTCAAGCCTCTGGAGGTTGTTCATACAGTCACGGAAGGCCCCGACACCCGGAAGCACTACTGCATCGGCATTGTCGATATCCGCCTTGCTGGATGTAACCCCCGTCTCTATTCCCACCTTGAGAAACCCCTTTTCAACACTCCGCAGGTTTCCCATACCATAATCAACTATAGCAATCAACTAACCTCAACTCTCCTCTTCAGACTCTTCCACTATCCCGCCTTTAAGGCCGTCATAGGACAGGACACAGACGACGTCTGTCTCACCGCTGTCGGGAAGGCAGATAGACCTGTAGGATGCCGTCTTCCCGTAGTTTTCCCTCATATGCTCCCACCCTTTGACAAAGAAGGAGCATTCAACATTGAAACACACCCGGAAATACTTGACTCCCCAGCCAAGACCATCACCGACATTGTAAGGGGGAGGAACGGTCTTCACCATCTTATGCCCACAGTGAGAACAGGCCGGGGGTTCTTTTATCTTATAGTGATCCGACGTAATCATACATACCTCCAGGATAAGCGATTATTTAGAGTCTGTGTATAAATTACGGTCATTTGTCATTCCCGCAATCCCGAACGCATTCGGGAGAGTCGGGAATCCTTCTTAAAGAACGATTCCGGACAAGCCGGAATGACGTAAAAGCGACAACTGCTCGACTTTATACACAGACTCTAAATGAGTCCGTGTATAAACCCGGTTTCCCTATCTGTCATTCCGGCAGTTCTTAAGCCGGAATCCAGTCTTTTCAATGCTTTCTGGATACCCGACTACAGACTTCGGGTATGACAAAAATAAAAAACGGCAATTTATGTACAGACACTATTTAGTGTTTGTGTATAAATTGCCGTCGTTTGTCATTCCCGCAATCCCGAACGCATTCGGGAGAGTCGGGAATCCTTCTTAAAGAACGATTCCGGACAAGCCGGAATGACGTAAAAACGACAACTGTTCGACTTTATACACAGACACTATTTATGTTAAGTATTATGTCATACTCCGTGAGGCATTTACAATGTAACCGGCCCGGGATATAGAGCACGAATTCTGAAATGGAACGGTTCAGCGTGGCGGGAAGCCGCTCTTGCATAACTTTCAAACTGAGAGTTATGCTAAAATTAAAAAAGGTGGAAAACTTCCCGGAAACCGCCTGTGTCATTTATGGATAAAACCACGGAATACATACCGGTAACCGTTGACAAAAGCCATATCATCACCATCGGCGAGAGGCTTTACACGGAGAGCATCGAATTCATACGTGAACTGGTCAACAACGCCTATGATGCCGATGCCTCACTGGTAAAAATCACATTAGACAATGACTCCGTTGAGGTGAAAGACAACGGCGCCGGCATGGACCGTGAGGGTCTCATCCAGTACTTCAACATCGGCTCACAGTTAAAACTTCAGGGCCCTAAGTCCCCGGTATACAAACGGGACAGAATCGGGCAGTTCGGCATAGGCAAGTTTGCCTCCCTTGCCGCCTGCAGGCGGTTTGAGGTCATTACAAAACGCGGCGAGTTCGTTGCGCGGGTGGTCTTTGACAAAGATGAGTGGGAGAAGGACCCCACCGACTGGAAACTCCCCCTTGAGGTCCTTCCACCCGATGCAAGAGACTCCGATGGCACCACGGTCAGGCTCCTGGGTCTTGAAAGGCTGTTCAGGCCCGAGGACATAGAGGCAAAGATCATCGAGGGCACCCCTCTGAAGGCACCTCATTTTCGTGTGGTCCTCAACAGGCACACAGTAAGACCCCGCAGTCTTTCGGGGCACAGAATCCCCGTGCTTGAAGGTACGTCCTTCGGCCCTGTAGCAGGGGAGATAGTGATACTGGCCGAGACGCAGGCATCGACGGAAAACCTCGGCATAGAGGTAAAGGTAAAGCAGGTCACCGTGACAAGGGAACTCTTCGGGATGGAATCATGGGGCCGGGCAATGGCCCGGATACGCGGAGAGGTCAATGCGGACTTCCTCCCTGTTACGAGCGACCGGACAGGCTTTGTAAGGGACTCGGAGGAATTCAAGGCCTTTCAGCAGGTCATGTTAAAGGTGATGGCTGATGTGAAAAATCTTCTTCAACGCATTGGCACAAAAAAGGAGGGCAGGCGGATGAGCCGTGCCCTTAACGAGGCGTTGAAACGTGTATACAAGTCTCTGGCAAAAAACCCGGACCTCTCGCCCTTCGGGGCCTTTCCCATCGGTGGTGACGAGGGAGAGGGAGTAGGTGGAGCCGCTCTTGTACCGGGGGTCAAGAGGGAAAACCTCAGGGAAGAGATAAAGGCCGGCCTTACCCCTCCTTCAGGCACAGGCCCCATATCATCAAAGCCCAAAAAACGCAGGAGAAGAAATCCGCTCGTTAAAAGGGTTACCCCTAACGCCATAGTCAAAAAAGTAAAATTCGGCCGGAGCGGGGTAACCTGCTGTCTGGACAGTTTCGGTGAAGATGCCCCCGAGGTCTTCTCAGAGGACACGACGATCTACATAAACAGGGACCATCCCCTGTACAGAAGGGAGGCAAAAAAGATTGAAACACACGTCCTCAATCTTGCAAGATTAATAACCCAGGAGATTGCCCTGATGAATGCGAGCCGCAACCCGAGGCAGGCATTTCAGCGACAGAGCAAACTCCTCAGGGATGCCCTTGTGGATGAATGACTCTGTACTCTCCATATTCCACCCGTTCACTTTTAAGGTTTTAATGACACGGAGATGAAAAAGGCTTGACATATCGCCCTGGTTTTGATATATTTGAATAGTTGTTCATATATTAAGAAAGGTGAAAGATGAAGAAGATCAAAGACGGAACATGTGAGGTAACCTTTGTTGACAGGAAAAAGGTTACCGCTCTTAAAAAGAGGATTAAAAGCGAAACCACGATACAGCTCCTTGCAGAGACCTTCAAGGTGCTTGGCGACCCCACAAGGGTGAAGATAATCTTTGCCCTGTCACAGGAAGAACTCTGCGTATGTGATATTGCGAACCTCTTAGGGGCAACAAAGTCTGCGGTTTCTCATCAGTTGAGGATATTGAGAAATATGAGACTTGTAAAATACAGGAAGGACGGAAAGATGGCATTTTACTCCCTCGATGATGAACATATAGAAAACCTCTTCGATGAAGGGTTGAGGCATGTAGAGGAGAAGTAAGTCCCTACCCCTTTGAAAGCACCGCCTCGAGTTCTTCAAGCAGGCCTGTCTGCCCCGGATTCAGCTTCTTTTTTGCCTCCTCCAGGTCAAACCACCCGGCTCGGTCCACTTCCGGAAATTCCTGCTGTTTGCCGGAGCGGGGAGGCCATTGCATCGAGAAGAGGTTGCTCCTGATCTGCTCCGGATCGCAATCGCCCTCAAAGGCCCATGCATGAATCACCTTGCCGCTTTTCAATTTCACTTCAGTAAGGGGAATGAACCTCCCATGGGCCTTCAAACCGGTCTCTTCCTCAAACTCCCGCCGGGCCGCCGAGAGCGGGTCTTCATCCCGGTCGATCAGACCCTTCGGTATGGACCACGCTCCCTCATCCGTGCCGGCCCATAGAGGGCCGCCCGG includes:
- the hisH1 gene encoding imidazole glycerol phosphate synthase subunit HisH 1 gives rise to the protein MIAIVDYGMGNLRSVEKGFLKVGIETGVTSSKADIDNADAVVLPGVGAFRDCMNNLQRLDLAGAVLKGIEAGKPYLGICLGLQVLFKDSEEFGHSEGMGVFDGRVVRFTGNGLKIPHMGWNTVKLRRRPPLFDGIGDETYFYFVHSYYVVPDDEGIIAGSTEYGTEFTSMVWKDNIIATQFHPEKSQKTGLKILKGFGDFVKKHA
- a CDS encoding heat shock protein 90; the protein is MDKTTEYIPVTVDKSHIITIGERLYTESIEFIRELVNNAYDADASLVKITLDNDSVEVKDNGAGMDREGLIQYFNIGSQLKLQGPKSPVYKRDRIGQFGIGKFASLAACRRFEVITKRGEFVARVVFDKDEWEKDPTDWKLPLEVLPPDARDSDGTTVRLLGLERLFRPEDIEAKIIEGTPLKAPHFRVVLNRHTVRPRSLSGHRIPVLEGTSFGPVAGEIVILAETQASTENLGIEVKVKQVTVTRELFGMESWGRAMARIRGEVNADFLPVTSDRTGFVRDSEEFKAFQQVMLKVMADVKNLLQRIGTKKEGRRMSRALNEALKRVYKSLAKNPDLSPFGAFPIGGDEGEGVGGAALVPGVKRENLREEIKAGLTPPSGTGPISSKPKKRRRRNPLVKRVTPNAIVKKVKFGRSGVTCCLDSFGEDAPEVFSEDTTIYINRDHPLYRREAKKIETHVLNLARLITQEIALMNASRNPRQAFQRQSKLLRDALVDE
- a CDS encoding hypothetical protein (transcriptional repressor SmtB homolog); the protein is MKKIKDGTCEVTFVDRKKVTALKKRIKSETTIQLLAETFKVLGDPTRVKIIFALSQEELCVCDIANLLGATKSAVSHQLRILRNMRLVKYRKDGKMAFYSLDDEHIENLFDEGLRHVEEK
- a CDS encoding RNA pyrophosphohydrolase, which produces MPGISAGLLMYRYRNGVLQVFLVHPGGPLWAGTDEGAWSIPKGLIDRDEDPLSAARREFEEETGLKAHGRFIPLTEVKLKSGKVIHAWAFEGDCDPEQIRSNLFSMQWPPRSGKQQEFPEVDRAGWFDLEEAKKKLNPGQTGLLEELEAVLSKG